The following coding sequences are from one Triticum dicoccoides isolate Atlit2015 ecotype Zavitan chromosome 4A, WEW_v2.0, whole genome shotgun sequence window:
- the LOC119287906 gene encoding mitochondrial metalloendopeptidase OMA1-like, with the protein MFKRNYPSTFISPLHPDSVRVNLIAAQLLPAVQRGLDIKKRHAIESKKQGSKSCGSQPQIAHLDGLDWEVFVMKNDGHAGAVSWSNGKILVFTGLLNRLETDAEIAAVLAHEIAHLVARHWSELIIYKKWCPYPLKVYFVRRLEIEADRMGMLIMAAAGFDPRIAPVAAEKLVGNDIYHPSGKKRARLLSRAKVMDEALELYREVMSAKAPETHSATGA; encoded by the exons ATGTTCAAGAGGAACTACCCATCCACGTTCATTAGCCCGCTCCACCCAGACAGTGTCCGTGTCAATCTTATCGCGGCGCAACTTCTCCCCGCTGTTCAGCGCGGCCTTGACATCAAGAAGAGGCATGCAATTGAGAGCAAGAAACAGGGCAGCAAGTCATGCGGATCGCAGCCACAGATAGCGCACCTTGACGGGCTCGACTGGGAGGTGTTTGTTATGAAAAACGATGGGCATGCCGGTGCAGTGTCGTGGTCCAATGGCAAGATTTTAGTGTTCACTGGATTGCTCAATCGTTTGGAGACGGATGCTGAAATTGCTGCTGTTCTTGCGCATGAG ATTGCGCACCTGGTTGCCAGGCACTGGTCGGAGTTAATCATCTACAAGAAGTGGTGTCCTTATCCCCTCAAGGTGTACTTCGTAAGAAG GCTGGAGATAGAGGCAGATCGCATGGGAATGCTGATAATGGCTGCTGCTGGTTTCGATCCACGCATAGCCCCTGTGGCTGCTGAGAAGCTAGTAGGGAATGACATatatcatccttcggggaagaaaaGAGCACGGCTTTTATCTAGGGCAAAGGTCATGGATGAGGCACTGGAATTATATAGAGAAGTTATGTCGGCCAAGGCACCAGAG ACTCATTCTGCTACAGGTGCATAG
- the LOC119287905 gene encoding transcription initiation factor TFIID subunit 14b-like gives MEQPPSSPPPPAAATATAAPTPAPASAPIILSDSPPAAAAGEPALTAAQKALRSKPARVPEDTDKKNKKLKDVEISFPIVYGTISFWLGKKASEYNSHKWTVYIRSATNEDLSVIVKRVVFQLHPSFTNPTRVVEQPPFELSESGWGEFEIAITLYFHSDVCEKRLDLFHQLKLYPEEDAGPQSTKKPVVVETYDEVVFPEPTEAFFLRVQNHPAATVPRLPPGMTFSSPGPMELMPHDKKRFDTKDHSLSQWFSNFSEADELLKLAAARQQVQAHIAKLRRQLSMIEGMPQQSRVIPGPGQQFGHG, from the exons ATGGAGcagccgccgtcctcgccgccgccccccgcgGCGGCCACGGCCACGGCTGCGCCTACTCCCGCTCCCGCTTCCGCTCCCATTATCCTATCGGACTCGCCTCCTGCGGCCGCGGCGGGGGAGCCCGCGCTGACCGCCGCGCAGAAGGCGCTCCGCTCCAAGCCGGCGCGCGTCCCCGAGGACACCGACAAGAAG AATAAGAAGCTCAAGGATGTGGAAATCAGTTTTCCAATTGTCTATGGGACGATTTCATTTTGGCTTGGCAAAAAAGCAAGCGA GTACAACTCTCACAAATGGACCGTGTACATCCGTTCTGCAACAAATGAGGATTTGAGTGTCATAGTTAAGCGTGTAGTGTTTCAGCTTCACCCAAGTTTCACTAATCCAACAAGAGTTGTAGAGCAACCACCTTTTGAGTTGTCCGAATCTGGATGGGGAGAGTTTGAGATTGCAATAACACTTTATTTTCACAGTGATGTCTGTGAGAAGCGTTTGGACTT GTTTCATCAACTTAAGCTGTATCCGGAAGAGGATGCCGGACCTCAATCAACAAAAAAACCTGTTGTAGTGGAAACATATGATGAAGTTGTCTTCCCTGAGCCTACTGAGGCCTTCTTCCTGAGAGTCCAAAATCATCCTGCTGCTACTGTGCCCAGGCTACCTCCTGGTATGACATTCTCTTCTCCAG GCCCTATGGAACTCATGCCACATGATAAGAAGCGTTTTGACACGAAGGATCATTCTTTGAGCCAGTGGTTCTCGAACTTCTCTGAAGCTGATGAACTATTAAAACTGGCGGCTGCTCGTCAGCAG GTGCAGGCTCACATCGCTAAGCTGAGAAGGCAGCTAAGTATGATAGAGGGAATGCCCCAGCAGTCCAGAGTCATCCCTG GTCCTGGTCAACAGTTTGGGCATGGCTAA